The Solidesulfovibrio fructosivorans JJ] region CCGTGGACAAGCGGGCATCCTGGGACTTGTAGCCGTCGGTATTGACGTTGGCCACGTTGTTGGCCGTGACCGCCATGGACGTGGACATGGCCCCGAGAGCCGATTGGGCGGCGGATATGGCGTCTGTCATGGCCTGCCTCCGAAAAAACCGTTTCCTGATTGTTCCTACGATAAAGCAGCCCGGGGCCCTTGGCAAGACCGGCCGGTTGCCGGAGCGCGGTGGGGCGTGCTACAGCCCGGGGCATGCGCCTTTTCGCTTCCGCCTGCCTGCTTTGCGCCTGTCTGGCCCCGCTTTGGGGATGCAACGAACAACAACAGCTCAAGCGCTACGTCGACAAGAAGTACCTCTTCAGTTTCGTGCCGCCCCGGGGCTGGGAAGTCACGGCCGAGCAAACGCCGTCGTGCCTGACCTCGGTCACGGCGGAAAACGGGGAATGCAGCTTCTACGTGTGCGTCAGCGAGCGCCCCGAGGAATTTCTGCCCACCGCCTCGGACTTCGCCAATTGCGAACTGGTCAAGGCCTACGTCGCGGACAAGCTCAAAGGCTACAACGTCATGTGCCGGCCGTCGCTGTTGCAGGGCCGGCGGACCTACGACGCCATCTACCTGCGCAATGTGGCCGACGAAACGGGGGCCGTGCGCTACCAGCTCGTGCGCCAGACGTTCCTGGCCCGGGGCAGGCTCCTCTACACGCTTACTAACTATGTATTCGGCAACTCGGAAGCGGAACTTAAGGCCGCCGTCTCGCCCTGCAACGCCGACATCCTGCGCTCCGAAGGCACCTTCTTCCTGCACCAACCGCCGTCGAGGGCAAAATAGAGGAGAGAAGCCACCTGGGGGGAAACTTTTCTGGCGAAAAGTCCCCCCCAGCCCCCCTTTCAAAAGACTTCTAACGATAACAGCTTGTCACCGTTAAAAGTTTTTGGGAGGGGAGAGCGCGAGAGGGGAACCCTTTTTTCAAAAAGGGTTCCCCTCTCGCACATTCTTCCCTACCCTTCCCCCTCCGGTTCCCGCTTCAAATTGGCTTCCAGCACTTCGCCGAGTTGTTCGATGGTATGCGGCTTGGCCAGGTAGTCGTTCATGCCCAGGCGCAGGAACCGTTCCCGGTCCTTTTCGCTGGCGTAGGCGGTGAGCGCCACGATGGGGATGCGTTTGACCAGCCCCGGCACCTCGCCGTTTCGGATGTGGTGGGCGCATTCGATACCGTCCATGACCGGCATCTGGACGTCCATGAGAATGATGTCGGCCTTGTCCCTGGCCAACGTCGCCAGGGCCTCCTGGCCGTTGGCCGCCTCCAGCACCTTGTAGCCGAGCCGGGTGAGCGTGCGGCCGGTGGTCAGCCGGTTGATGCGCTCGTCCTCGACCAGGAGCACGGTGTAGTCGCCCGGATGGAACACCGCGTCCTCGCTGGCGTAGACAACAGACGCGTCCCGGCACTCGTAATCCGGCAGGGCGAAGGGGATGGTGAAATAAAACGTACTGCCCCGGCCGGGCGCGCTTTTGACCCAGATCCGCCCGCCGAGCATCTCCACCAGATGACGCGCGATGGAAAGCCCGAGCCCGGCCCCGCTCACCCGCTTGGTCAGGTAGTGCTCGGCCAGCTCGAAGTCCTCGAAAATCCTGTCTTGCAAGTTCTTGGCGATGCCGATGCCGGTATCGCGGACCATGAAAAGCAGGTTGCGGTAGTTGGGACTAAACGGCAGGCGGCTGGTGGTGATCAGCTTCGCCCGGATGTCGATGCACCCTTTTTGGGTGCACTTGAGCGCGTTGTCGGCCAGGTTGGACAGGATCTGGCGCAGCCTGAACACGTCGCCGACCAGCCGTCGCGGGATACGGGGATCGATGCGCGCAACGAAATCGATGTCCTTGACCTTGGCCCGCACGGAGTAGCTCCGGGCCAGGTTCTTCATGAGTTCCCGCACGTCGCAGCTCGAAAGCACCGGCTCGATGGCCGCCGCGTCGATGTCGGCCAGCTCCAGCACGTTGTTGACGATGGCCAGAAGCCGTTGGCCGGAATCCGCGACGATGTCCCACAGCTCGGCCTGTTCCTCTTCCTCGCCGCCGCCCTGCTGGGCCAGCTGGGTCGCGCCCATGATGCCGTTTAAAGGCGTGCGCAACTCGTGGGTGATGTTGCCGAGAAACTGCGACTTGGCCTGGCTGGCGGAAAACGCCAGTTCCCGTTCCCGGCGCAACTGCGCCTCGGTCTCCTTGAGCGTCGTGATGTCGCGGGAATAGCTGGCCATAAAGATCACCCGGCCGTGGTCGTCGGCGATGGGGCACAGGCTCACCAGGTAATACCGATCTTCCTGGCGCTCTTCGTAAGAAACGAGCGTACCCTTCTCGGCCGCCTCCTTCAGGTGCTGGCGGCGCTCCTCGGCCAGGGAGCCGGCCATGAACTTGTACAAGCTGGTGCCGACCAGGGCGTCGGCGGGATGGCCGCGCCGTCGGGCCGCCTCCTCGTTGAGCACGAGGATGTAGCCGTCGAGGTCGGACAGGATGATGGAATCATGGGTGGCGTTTAAAAGCGCCTTGAAGATGGCCTGGTTCTCCGTAAGCAGGTGCTGGGCCATGACGAGCTTGGTCACGTCCTCGCGGATGAAGATGGCCCCGGTCACCGCGCCGGCGTCGAAAATGGGGATGCCCCGGATGTTCTGATAGGCCGACTGGCCGCCGCTGCACTCGTCGGTGTAGACGCCTTCCAGATGGATGGGCTTTCCGGCCAACACGGCCCTGATGTCCTCGACAATGCCGGCGGACACGATGCCGGGCAGCTCCTGCAGCTTCCTGCCGAGAAAGAATTCCCGGCCGCGCTTGCCCATGGCGAAATTGGCCAGATGCCAGTCGTTGACGAAGAGGATGCCCCCCGCGGCGTCCACGGTCATGATGGACACCGGGGCGAACTGCAAAATCCGCTCGCATTCGGTGGTGGGCAAACCGGAGGACGCCATGCGGTTACCAATACCCGCGCCCCCCTCGCCCGGCAAGGCCATCCAGGACACAAAGAGCGCTTTATGCCACGATTCCTGCCGAAATCACACTTTTCCAAGCCCAAACCAGGGCGGATCAGGGTGCCGGAGCCGTCTTTTGGACCAAGGGAGCCGGGGACGCGAGCACTACAAGGAAACCTATTCCAGGGAAAGAGGCCTTATGCCCCGTTTCCAGGCGCGTTCACGCCCTCGATGCCGGCAAACGCGCTGTGGTTGTGGATGGATTCGAAGCTCTCCACTTCCACCTGGTACCAGGTGACCTTGGGATGCGCGGCCAGGGCGCTGGCAGCCCGCCTAGCCACGTCCTCGACAAAGGTCGGGTTGGCGAAGGCCTGCTCGGTGACGTGCTTTTCGTCCTCGCGCTTTAAAAGCGCGTAGACCGGCGAGGACCCGGCCGCTTCGGCCAGTTCGATCAGCTCTTCCAGCCACACGAACCCGGAAAACCGGCAGCGCAGCGTCACCAGCGCCCGCTGGCTGTGCGCCCCCTGGTCGGAGATGGCCAGGGAACAGGGGCACACCGTCATCACCGGCACGGACACGGTCAGCGTCTGGCGAAACTTGTCGCCCACGAATTCCCCGGACAACTGGCAGGCGTAATCCATGAGCGAAATCGCCCCGGACGCCGGCGAGGCCTTGGCCAGAAAATACGGGAAGCGCAGGGTCAGATGGGCGTTTTCCGCCTCCAGCCGCGAGCGCACGTCCGTAAGCAGGGTGCGGAAGGACACAAGGTCCAGCTCGCCGGCAAAGCCCGAAAGCGCCTCGACGAACCGGCTCATGTGCGTTCCCTTGAACCGCGCCGGCAAATCGACCGACAGCTCGACATCGGCCACGGTGTGCTGACGGCCCTTGGCCCGGTCGCGCACCACCAGGGGCAGCTTGAAATCCTTTATGCCGACCCGGTCCACGGCAATAGCCACATCCGGCGGTCCGCTCTGTACATCGCGCATGGATCATGCCTCCGGCGTTCAGGGAAGGCGCTGCCTCCCCTGGACCCTTCCGGCAGGGGCAACGCCCCTGCACCCCGCCGGGAGGCCGAAGGCCCCCCGGACCCTCCTGAAAAAATTAAAGGGACGGGGAAGCGTCAATACTGTGCCGCGACGGCACTGTAAAGTGGAAGGAACATCTCCCTATGAAAGGGGGTTCGGGGGGAATTATTCCCCGATAGGGAGAGTCCGGGAGGGGAAACGCCCCTCCTGGCCTCTTCTAAACGATCTCCTGGCCGGTGGTGGCCAGGGTGAGCTTGCCATATTTGACGCCCCGGGTGGAGATGAGGCGCTGGGAGAGCTTTTGCACAGCCTCGCCGGGACCTTTGAGCGCCAGGGCTTCCAGGCAGTTGTGGTGGTCGATGTGCACGTGCATGGTGCAAAGGATCACTTCGGGGTCCTCGTGCTGGATCTCGATGAGCCGCTGGGCGAGGTCGGACGTATGGTGGTCGTAGACCAGGGTCAGGACGCCGGCCACTTCCTTGTCGGTCTGTTCCCATTCCTTCTGGACCAAAACGCCCCGGATCAGGTCGCGAATGGCTTCGGAACGGGTCTGATAGCTTTTCTCGTCGCAAAGCGCGTCGAATTTCTCGAGCAGCTCGGAATTAAGCGACACGCCGAAGCGGATCGTCTGGCCCATGTGCCTCCCCCTTTTACAGACTAATCTCGTAAAGGCTCACCGTGGAGCGGTACGTGGAAAAGGACACCGATTCCTCGTGCGCCTTGACGACGGTGAAGCCGTCGGCGGAAAGCCGCTCCCACACCGGTTCCGACACCTGCCGCCAGGGCTGGGACAGCCAGATGCGGCCGCCCGGAGCCAGCATCTCCCGGAAAAGCGTCACCAGGGGCGCGTAAAACCGGGCTTCGTACAAAATATCGCTGCCCCAGATCCGCTCGAAGCGCCCCGCCGCGAAGCAGGGCCGCCGCCAGTCCATGACGGCCAGGTCCAGGCGCAGCCCGTTTTGCCCGGCGTTTCGGGCGGCATGGGCAACGGCGGCCTCCTCGTAATCCACGGCCACGACGTGGCCACCGACAGCCGCCCCGGCCAGGGCCGACAGCCCCATGCCGCAGCCGAGGTCCAGGCAGCGCCGGCCAGCGACATCGCCTTGCCGCACCGCCAGCCAGGCGGTCAAAAGCAGGCTCGCCGGCCATATCTCGGCCCAGTACGGCATGCGCTCGTCCGCGCCGAAACCGTCCTGGCCCAGGGATTCCCACAACGCGTCCATATCCTGGTCACGACGCAAATCGAAATCGTGACCGGCGATGGAAAGATGCAGCCGGTTGCCGCACCAGTCCGGCGGGGTCGAATTGGCGGCCAAAAGCGGCGCAGCAGCATAATTACCGGGCACTCAAGACTCCATAGCGGACCATTCGTGCAATTGACCGCGTCAACCGTGTTACCGCGAAAGCGTCGTCAGTGCAACCGGTGTCGGCAACGACGATTGTTCGGTGAGGCAACCGCGCCGAACGGCCCCACGTCTTGCCCCAGGCTGCGCAAAGGGGTATTCGGAGCCTGCCCGCAATCCTTGTTGCGGCGGGCCAAGCTGCACACGCCATGGAGGGACACGCGCCATGTTAAAGGACCTACTCTACACCAAGACCCACGAGTGGGTACGGGTCGAGGACGAAATCGCGGTGATCGGCATCACCGACTTCGCCCAGGAACAGCTCGGCGACATCACGTATGTGGAGCTGCCGGAAGTGGGCGCCACACTCGAAGCCGGCCAGGAGATGGGTTCCGTGGAATCCGTCAAGGCGGCCAGCGAGCTTTATTGCCCGGTCTCCGGTGAAGTCATCGAGGTCAACGCGGAGCTCGAATCGAATCCGGAAAAGATCAACGCCGATCCCTTCGGCGAGGGCTGGATGCTCCGGGTGCGCCTGTCAGCCGAGCCGGCGGACCTGCTTTCGCCCGAGGAGTACGAGGAAATTTCCAAGGCCGAGCACTGATCGCGGGAGAAGGACATGCCCTACGTCCCCCATACGCCCGAAGAAGTCCGGGAAATGCTGGCGGTTGTCGGCGCCCGCGACGTTGCCGAGCTTTTCGCCGAGATTCCGCCGTCGCTTCGGCCCAAACGGTTCGACCTGCCCCGGGGCGGGACGGAAATGGCCGTGCGCGCGACCATGGAAGGTCTGGCCGCCAAGAACCGGATCGACATGACGAGCTTCCTCGGCGGCGGCTTTTACGACCACTACGTTCCCGCCGCCTCGGACCTGCTCCTTTCGCGCGGCGAATTCTATACCGCCTACACCCCCTACCAGCCCGAAGCCTCCCAAGGCACGTTGCAGGCCATCTTCGAATACCAGACCGCCGTCACGAGGCTTCTCGGCATGGAATGCGCCAATGCCGGGGGCTACGACGGCGGCACGGCGCTTTACGAGGCGCTGATGATGGCCGTGCGCCACACCAAGCGCAAAAAAGCCGTGGTCAGCGAGACGGTGAACCCCATCTACCGCATCGTGCTGGCCACCTACACCAAGAACCTCCATCTCGAGCTGGTCACCGTGCCCCACAAGGACGGCTGCGACGACATGGACGGGCTGACCGAGGCCATCGACGAGCAAACCGCGGCGGTTGTGGTGCAAAACCCCAACTTCTTCGGCCAGGTCCAGGACTTCACCGAGCTTTTCGCCAAGGCGGCGGCGGCCGGGGCCGTGTCCATCATGTCCTGCTACCCGGTGCTCCAGACGGTGCTCAAAACCCCCGGGGCCATGGGCGCGGACATCGCCACGGCCGAGGGGCAGAGCCTGGGTCTGCCGCTTTCCTTCGGCGGCCCGTACCTCGGCATCATGACCTGCAAGAAGTCGCTGGTGCGCCAGATGCCCGGCCGCATCGCCGGCCGCACCAAGGACGCCGCCGGTCGCACCGGCTACGTTTTGACCCTGCAAGCCCGCGAGCAGCACATCCGGCGGCAGAAGGCCACCTCCAACATCTGCTCCAACCAGGCCCTTTGCGCCCTGCGCGCGCTCATAAACCTCTGCCTGACCGGCGAGGAGGGACTTACGCGGCAGGCGGCGCTTTCCATCGAAAACGCCCACTACGCCGCCATGAAGCTCGCGGCCATTCCCGGCGTGCGGCTTTTAAACGACGCTCCTTTCGGCAACGAGTTCGCCGCCCTGCTACCGGTGAGCGCCAAGCTCGCGGCCAGAAAGCTCATGGACGACGGCATCATCCCGGGCTTTCCGCTGGGCCGCTACTACAAGGGGCTGGGGAACGCGCTCCTTATCTGCTGCACAGAAACGCACGAGCGTTCCGAAATCGACCGTCTGGCCAGGCGGTTGGGGAAAATCCTATGAGCACCGTGTTTTCCAAGTCCCGCCCCGGACGGGAAGGCGTGTGGCCGGAAAAGCCCAAGACCGAACCCATCGACTTTCTGCCCGGCGGGCTCTTGCGCGAAGGTTCGCCCCGGCTGCCCTCGCTCTCCGAACTCGACGTGGTGCGTCACTTCACCGAGCTTTCCCGCAAGAACTACGGTGTGGACGGCAACTTCTATCCCCTGGGGTCGTGCACCATGAAGTACAACCCCAAGTTCACCGAGGAAGTGGCCGCCCTGCCCGGCTTCGCCCGGCTCCATCCGCTGACGCCCCAGTTGCCCGGCGGCGGCGACATGACCGCGGGCGCCCTCGAGGTCATGTACGAGATGGAGCGCTTCTTGTGCGAGATCACGGGCATGGCCGCCTTCACCCTGCACCCCATGGCCGGGGCCCACGGCGAGCTGACCGGGGCGCTCATGATCGCGGCCTACCACGCCGACAAAGGCAACAAGAAGACCAAGATTATCTGCCCGGACTCGGCCCACGGCACCAACCCCGCCTCGGCCCACATCGCCGGCTTCGAGGTGGTCTCCATCGCCTCGAAGGACGGCATCATCGACCCCGAGGCCCTGGCCGCGGCCATCGACGACGAGACGGCCGGCGTCATGATGACCGTGCCCAACACGCTCGGGCTTTTCGAGCGCCATCTGCCGGAGATCGTGGCCCTTTGCCGCAAGGTGGACGCGCTGCTCTACTACGACGGGGCCAACCTCAACGCCATTCTCGGCAAGCTGCGGGTGGGCGACGCCGGTTTCGACGTGGTGCACCTGAACCTGCACAAGACCTTTGCCACGCCCCACGGCGGCGGCGGCCCGGGCTCGGGCCCGGTCGGCGTGTCGCAGCGCCTCATTCCCTACCTGCCCATCTCCCGGGTGGAACGCGACGAGGCCGGCCGCTATTCCCTCAGCTACGACCATCCCAAATCCATCGGCTACGTGGCCCCGTTCTACGGCAATTTCGGCATCGTGCTAAGGGCCTACGCCTACATCCTGCGCCTGGGGCGCGAGGGGCTGACGCGGGTGTCGGAAGCGGCGGTGCTGGCCGCCAACTATCTGCGCAAGCGCCTGGCCGACGCCATCGAGGTGCCCTACGACCGCACCTGCATGCACGAGTTCGTGGCCTCGGCGGCCAGACTCGCGGCCGAGAAAAACGTGCGCGCCCTGGATATCGCCAAGGCCCTGCTGGATAAAGGCTACCACGCGCCGACCATCTACTTTCCGCTCATCATCAAGGAAGCGCTCATGATCGAGCCGACCGAGACTGAGAGCAAGGACACCCTCGACGCCTTCGTGGCCGATCTGTGCGACATCCTGGCCCTGGCCGAGACATACCCCGAAGCGGTGCGGGCCTGCCCCACCACGCTGCCCGTGGGACGTTTGGACGAGACCTACGCCGCCCGGGCCATGGAGATCACCGATGACCTCTAGCCAAGCCAAACGCCTTGTCGTGGTCGGTGCCGGCCCCGGCGGCTACGACGCCGCCCTGACCGGCGCGGCGGCCGGGCTGGCCGTGACCCTGGTCGAACGCGGCAAGCTCGGCGGCACCTGCCTCAACTGGGGCTGCATCCCGACC contains the following coding sequences:
- a CDS encoding PAS domain-containing sensor histidine kinase, whose product is MPTTECERILQFAPVSIMTVDAAGGILFVNDWHLANFAMGKRGREFFLGRKLQELPGIVSAGIVEDIRAVLAGKPIHLEGVYTDECSGGQSAYQNIRGIPIFDAGAVTGAIFIREDVTKLVMAQHLLTENQAIFKALLNATHDSIILSDLDGYILVLNEEAARRRGHPADALVGTSLYKFMAGSLAEERRQHLKEAAEKGTLVSYEERQEDRYYLVSLCPIADDHGRVIFMASYSRDITTLKETEAQLRRERELAFSASQAKSQFLGNITHELRTPLNGIMGATQLAQQGGGEEEEQAELWDIVADSGQRLLAIVNNVLELADIDAAAIEPVLSSCDVRELMKNLARSYSVRAKVKDIDFVARIDPRIPRRLVGDVFRLRQILSNLADNALKCTQKGCIDIRAKLITTSRLPFSPNYRNLLFMVRDTGIGIAKNLQDRIFEDFELAEHYLTKRVSGAGLGLSIARHLVEMLGGRIWVKSAPGRGSTFYFTIPFALPDYECRDASVVYASEDAVFHPGDYTVLLVEDERINRLTTGRTLTRLGYKVLEAANGQEALATLARDKADIILMDVQMPVMDGIECAHHIRNGEVPGLVKRIPIVALTAYASEKDRERFLRLGMNDYLAKPHTIEQLGEVLEANLKREPEGEG
- the folE2 gene encoding GTP cyclohydrolase FolE2, whose product is MRDVQSGPPDVAIAVDRVGIKDFKLPLVVRDRAKGRQHTVADVELSVDLPARFKGTHMSRFVEALSGFAGELDLVSFRTLLTDVRSRLEAENAHLTLRFPYFLAKASPASGAISLMDYACQLSGEFVGDKFRQTLTVSVPVMTVCPCSLAISDQGAHSQRALVTLRCRFSGFVWLEELIELAEAAGSSPVYALLKREDEKHVTEQAFANPTFVEDVARRAASALAAHPKVTWYQVEVESFESIHNHSAFAGIEGVNAPGNGA
- the nikR gene encoding nickel-responsive transcriptional regulator NikR, translated to MGQTIRFGVSLNSELLEKFDALCDEKSYQTRSEAIRDLIRGVLVQKEWEQTDKEVAGVLTLVYDHHTSDLAQRLIEIQHEDPEVILCTMHVHIDHHNCLEALALKGPGEAVQKLSQRLISTRGVKYGKLTLATTGQEIV
- a CDS encoding class I SAM-dependent methyltransferase, whose product is MPGNYAAAPLLAANSTPPDWCGNRLHLSIAGHDFDLRRDQDMDALWESLGQDGFGADERMPYWAEIWPASLLLTAWLAVRQGDVAGRRCLDLGCGMGLSALAGAAVGGHVVAVDYEEAAVAHAARNAGQNGLRLDLAVMDWRRPCFAAGRFERIWGSDILYEARFYAPLVTLFREMLAPGGRIWLSQPWRQVSEPVWERLSADGFTVVKAHEESVSFSTYRSTVSLYEISL
- the gcvH gene encoding glycine cleavage system protein GcvH, with translation MLKDLLYTKTHEWVRVEDEIAVIGITDFAQEQLGDITYVELPEVGATLEAGQEMGSVESVKAASELYCPVSGEVIEVNAELESNPEKINADPFGEGWMLRVRLSAEPADLLSPEEYEEISKAEH
- the gcvPA gene encoding aminomethyl-transferring glycine dehydrogenase subunit GcvPA, with the translated sequence MPYVPHTPEEVREMLAVVGARDVAELFAEIPPSLRPKRFDLPRGGTEMAVRATMEGLAAKNRIDMTSFLGGGFYDHYVPAASDLLLSRGEFYTAYTPYQPEASQGTLQAIFEYQTAVTRLLGMECANAGGYDGGTALYEALMMAVRHTKRKKAVVSETVNPIYRIVLATYTKNLHLELVTVPHKDGCDDMDGLTEAIDEQTAAVVVQNPNFFGQVQDFTELFAKAAAAGAVSIMSCYPVLQTVLKTPGAMGADIATAEGQSLGLPLSFGGPYLGIMTCKKSLVRQMPGRIAGRTKDAAGRTGYVLTLQAREQHIRRQKATSNICSNQALCALRALINLCLTGEEGLTRQAALSIENAHYAAMKLAAIPGVRLLNDAPFGNEFAALLPVSAKLAARKLMDDGIIPGFPLGRYYKGLGNALLICCTETHERSEIDRLARRLGKIL
- the gcvPB gene encoding aminomethyl-transferring glycine dehydrogenase subunit GcvPB, which gives rise to MSTVFSKSRPGREGVWPEKPKTEPIDFLPGGLLREGSPRLPSLSELDVVRHFTELSRKNYGVDGNFYPLGSCTMKYNPKFTEEVAALPGFARLHPLTPQLPGGGDMTAGALEVMYEMERFLCEITGMAAFTLHPMAGAHGELTGALMIAAYHADKGNKKTKIICPDSAHGTNPASAHIAGFEVVSIASKDGIIDPEALAAAIDDETAGVMMTVPNTLGLFERHLPEIVALCRKVDALLYYDGANLNAILGKLRVGDAGFDVVHLNLHKTFATPHGGGGPGSGPVGVSQRLIPYLPISRVERDEAGRYSLSYDHPKSIGYVAPFYGNFGIVLRAYAYILRLGREGLTRVSEAAVLAANYLRKRLADAIEVPYDRTCMHEFVASAARLAAEKNVRALDIAKALLDKGYHAPTIYFPLIIKEALMIEPTETESKDTLDAFVADLCDILALAETYPEAVRACPTTLPVGRLDETYAARAMEITDDL